A genomic window from Pseudomonas argentinensis includes:
- a CDS encoding extracellular solute-binding protein: MSVRRTLLAVFTLGTLAGAVQAADEVVVYSSRIDELIKPVFDAYTAKSGVAVKFITDKEAPLMARIKAEGENTPADLLITVDAGNLWQAEQMGILQPLKSSVVEANIPAQYRAASGAWTGLSLRARTLVYSPERVKDGELTTYEALADKNWEGRLCLRTSKKVYNQSLTATLIETHGEAKTEAIIKGWVNNLATDVFPDDNSVINAVAAGQCDVGLVNTYYFGRLHEQNPDLKAKLFWPNQQDRGVHVNLSGVGLTKHAPNPEAAQKLVEWMTSAEAQNIFADANKEFPANPKVKPSAEVASWGEFKADSITVEVAGKRQAEAIRLMDRAGWN, translated from the coding sequence ATGTCGGTACGTCGTACGCTTCTCGCCGTTTTCACCCTCGGTACCCTGGCCGGTGCGGTACAGGCTGCTGACGAAGTCGTGGTCTATTCCTCGCGTATCGACGAGCTGATCAAGCCGGTGTTCGACGCCTACACCGCCAAGAGTGGTGTGGCGGTGAAGTTCATCACCGACAAGGAAGCGCCGTTGATGGCGCGCATCAAGGCCGAAGGCGAGAACACCCCGGCGGATCTGCTGATCACCGTCGACGCCGGCAACCTCTGGCAGGCCGAGCAGATGGGCATTCTGCAGCCGCTGAAATCCAGCGTTGTCGAGGCCAACATTCCCGCCCAGTACCGCGCCGCCAGTGGCGCCTGGACCGGCCTGTCGCTGCGCGCCCGCACCCTCGTCTACTCGCCGGAGCGGGTGAAGGACGGCGAGCTGACCACCTATGAAGCCCTGGCCGACAAGAACTGGGAAGGCCGCCTGTGCCTGCGCACCAGCAAGAAGGTCTACAACCAGTCGCTCACCGCGACGCTGATCGAAACCCACGGCGAAGCCAAGACCGAAGCGATCATCAAGGGCTGGGTGAATAACCTGGCCACCGACGTGTTCCCGGACGACAACTCGGTGATCAACGCCGTGGCCGCTGGTCAGTGCGATGTCGGTCTCGTCAACACCTACTACTTCGGCCGCCTGCACGAGCAGAATCCGGACCTGAAGGCCAAGCTGTTCTGGCCGAACCAGCAGGACCGCGGCGTGCACGTCAACCTCTCGGGCGTTGGCCTGACCAAGCACGCGCCAAACCCGGAGGCTGCCCAGAAGCTCGTCGAATGGATGACCAGCGCCGAGGCGCAGAACATCTTCGCCGACGCCAACAAGGAATTCCCGGCCAACCCGAAGGTGAAGCCTTCGGCCGAAGTCGCCTCCTGGGGTGAGTTCAAGGCCGACAGCATTACCGTGGAAGTGGCCGGCAAGCGCCAGGCCGAAGCCATCCGTCTGATGGATCGCGCCGGCTGGAATTAA
- a CDS encoding DUF4442 domain-containing protein, which yields MTARQLARKARVLRWIMNRFRPYLGAGVWICRIAPGFRQVEVRMALRSYNRNYVGTQFGGSLYSMNDPFYLLMLMENLGRDYVVWDKTASIDFIAPGHGPAFASFAIDQAFIDQVRERTAGGDKYLPELPVEVRDGSGAPVARVNKTLYVRLKPRLGQAA from the coding sequence ATGACTGCGCGCCAGCTGGCGCGCAAGGCCCGTGTGCTGCGCTGGATCATGAACCGCTTCCGGCCCTACCTGGGCGCTGGTGTGTGGATATGCCGCATTGCCCCGGGCTTTCGCCAGGTCGAGGTACGGATGGCGCTGCGCTCTTACAACCGTAATTACGTGGGTACCCAGTTCGGCGGCAGCCTGTATTCGATGAACGATCCCTTCTACCTGTTGATGCTGATGGAGAACCTCGGCCGCGATTACGTGGTCTGGGACAAGACCGCCAGCATCGATTTCATCGCGCCCGGCCACGGCCCGGCATTCGCCTCCTTCGCCATCGACCAGGCCTTCATCGATCAGGTACGCGAGCGCACCGCTGGCGGCGACAAGTACCTGCCCGAGTTGCCGGTCGAGGTGCGTGATGGCAGCGGCGCCCCGGTGGCGCGGGTCAACAAGACGCTTTACGTGCGGCTCAAGCCGCGCCTGGGACAGGCAGCCTGA